The nucleotide sequence TTACTCACTACGTTTTCCAAAAATTCAAGGTATTTCCATTTCCATAATGGATTCAAATGTGTATCAGGTTCATCAAGGAGAATAAGTGCTTCATCATCTTTTGTGAATTTAAGCAGTCCAAGAACAGTAATCAATTGCTTTTCACCTTCGCTTAATTCACCCATAGCCAATTCGCCTTCTACATGCTCTTTTAGCACTTTTATTCTCACATCCTGATCTTCTACCAATTCAGAATAATGAAGGCTGCATAAGGCATTAAACAACGTAATTTTGTTTTCATATTTCATTTCGACAAACGCTCTGATAGCCTCTTTGTCTTTGAGGAAAAGAAAGAGTCTGTTTAACGTTTCTCTTTTGTTTAATGCTCCTCTTACAGTTTCTTTGTAAAACATTGGTACAATAGAAAAATTCCATAAATCTTCAATGAATCGGCGTACCAAGCCTGCTGTATTCCAAAAATGATCCGGGTCTTTCCGAGATTTAGACCAATTGGGTTGTTTCAACATGAAAAGTGCTGAGCCAAAATCTACTATGTTGAGTTCTTTTTTTAAGAAATCTATAGTTTCTTTCTCTCTTTCATCAAATAAATAAAAAGCAATTAAAGCAAAACTTGCATGGATTGGCTCCACTAAGAAAATACGAGGCATTTCTTTAAAATCCTCATATTTGGATGTTGGATCCATCATTTTTTTAAATTGCTGAAGCTTGTGATCTGCGTACAAAGACCTTAAGCGTTCGCTTAGCCCTGAGTAGTAAACAAAAACATGGCTAGGCAAATACTCATTTTTATTTTTGAAAAACTGTGCTTTTGATTTCAACTTTTCGCCATCAATAGAAAAAGCATATCCTTTTTTTACAGAATAATCAACCTCTATACTCTTATCCCGACACGTATAATTAATAGTATATTCAAAAGATTGACTTTGTTTATGCAATATTGGAGCTCTTTCTAAGTCTAAGTCCCTAAAGATTATAACTAACGCTTCCATAAAGTTAGACTTACCAGTAGCATTCAATCCAAGCAATACTGTCTCCATAGAGTTTTCGCCGAAATCGAAATGAAAATCCTCCAGATTCTTGAATCTGCCTTTTATGTGTACATTATTTATTTTCATCTTTTAAAGTTAAAAGTGATTCTGTCTTTGATTTTAATTCATCAATTTGATGGTAGATTTCTTTTATTTCGCTGTAGAAACGTTCTATATCTCCTTCACTCGTAGATTTTTCCCAAAGTTCTTGGGCAGATATCGGAGAATCTGATTTCTTTAAAATATCAAGAATAGATTTTTTTTCTTCCATTTGTTTCTTTTGTTTTGGTTTATTACGGTTCAATTCTTTTTGATTTTCGAGATATAATCTTTTTTCTTCTTGTATGTCATTCAACAAGTTTTCTACAGATTCATTTGAAGTATAGCTGACCAGCCTACCCTCAAATGCCTTTTTTAAGATTGAATGTTTTAGAGCAATTATTTCATTTAAAACATTATTAACCGTTTTTTCTAAATTATCAACTAAAGTGAATCTCGACTCTAATATTTCGACAATCTTATCTTGTTCCAATATTGGAGGAACCTTTAACTTAAATTTTTTTATATCTTTCTGAAATAGATGTGGAATTGCACTTCCAGATATTTTTTCATTCACCAAACGTTGCATATCAGGACCTAAGAAAAAGTAATACAAAAAGTCCGGATTAAAAACCTCTCGTCCATCTATTACCAGTAATGAAGAATTTACTGTAGCTATATCAGGTAGTTTTTTGATAATCCCAACTTTTCCAATACCAGCCCC is from Flavobacterium dauae and encodes:
- a CDS encoding AAA family ATPase, whose product is MKINNVHIKGRFKNLEDFHFDFGENSMETVLLGLNATGKSNFMEALVIIFRDLDLERAPILHKQSQSFEYTINYTCRDKSIEVDYSVKKGYAFSIDGEKLKSKAQFFKNKNEYLPSHVFVYYSGLSERLRSLYADHKLQQFKKMMDPTSKYEDFKEMPRIFLVEPIHASFALIAFYLFDEREKETIDFLKKELNIVDFGSALFMLKQPNWSKSRKDPDHFWNTAGLVRRFIEDLWNFSIVPMFYKETVRGALNKRETLNRLFLFLKDKEAIRAFVEMKYENKITLFNALCSLHYSELVEDQDVRIKVLKEHVEGELAMGELSEGEKQLITVLGLLKFTKDDEALILLDEPDTHLNPLWKWKYLEFLENVVSKSAKTQIVFCTHDPLVIGGMEKEQVRVFKRDTNYNTEVTEPDVSPKGLGVAGILTSPLFGLPSILDKKTQEKLNRKRYLQGRLMRENLNEVEYDEYQKLKAELEDYGFYEEVEDKWFKAYLAEMSKLEAFGKADLTDSEKQLLAEESTKAAERVLKLIQKDGLT